One window of the Rosa rugosa chromosome 3, drRosRugo1.1, whole genome shotgun sequence genome contains the following:
- the LOC133739465 gene encoding uncharacterized protein LOC133739465 isoform X2 — MTKQSKAKKLDNLGKGTVTPVQIAFLVNQFLFDNSYTEACFVFRTKASSLFSTSPIQEESLRWVDTKIQRDVSVDINKKRIIVTPILRLVFCMLPLVATSEFYEVKNKVKNKVVREVMHRFCQGT, encoded by the exons ATGACGAAGCAATCTAAAGCCAAGAAATTGGATAATTTGGGAAAGGGTACCGTCACACCCGTGCAGATCGCCTTCCTCGTCAACCAGTTTCTCTTTGATAACAGCTACACCGAAGCCTGCTTCGTTTTCCGAACTAAAGCCTCCTCACTCTTCTCTACGTCTCCGATTCAAGAG GAAAGTTTGCGATGGGTCGACACGAAGATCCAAAGAGATGTTTCTGTGGATATCAACAAGAAAAGGATAATTGTAACCCCTATTCTGAGATTGGTGTTTTGTATGTTGCCTCTAGTTGCTACATCTGAATTTTACGAG GTGAAGAATAAAGTCAAGAACAAAGTTGTTCGCGAAGTCATGCATAGATTTTGTCAAGGGACATAG
- the LOC133739465 gene encoding nuclear pore complex protein NUP205-like isoform X3 yields MTKQSKAKKLDNLGKGTVTPVQIAFLVNQFLFDNSYTEACFVFRTKASSLFSTSPIQEQESLRWVDTKIQRDVSVDINKKRIIVTPILRLVFCMLPLVATSEFYEKA; encoded by the exons ATGACGAAGCAATCTAAAGCCAAGAAATTGGATAATTTGGGAAAGGGTACCGTCACACCCGTGCAGATCGCCTTCCTCGTCAACCAGTTTCTCTTTGATAACAGCTACACCGAAGCCTGCTTCGTTTTCCGAACTAAAGCCTCCTCACTCTTCTCTACGTCTCCGATTCAAGAG CAGGAAAGTTTGCGATGGGTCGACACGAAGATCCAAAGAGATGTTTCTGTGGATATCAACAAGAAAAGGATAATTGTAACCCCTATTCTGAGATTGGTGTTTTGTATGTTGCCTCTAGTTGCTACATCTGAATTTTACGAG AAAGCTTAA
- the LOC133739465 gene encoding nuclear pore complex protein NUP205-like isoform X1: MTKQSKAKKLDNLGKGTVTPVQIAFLVNQFLFDNSYTEACFVFRTKASSLFSTSPIQEQESLRWVDTKIQRDVSVDINKKRIIVTPILRLVFCMLPLVATSEFYEVKNKVKNKVVREVMHRFCQGT; the protein is encoded by the exons ATGACGAAGCAATCTAAAGCCAAGAAATTGGATAATTTGGGAAAGGGTACCGTCACACCCGTGCAGATCGCCTTCCTCGTCAACCAGTTTCTCTTTGATAACAGCTACACCGAAGCCTGCTTCGTTTTCCGAACTAAAGCCTCCTCACTCTTCTCTACGTCTCCGATTCAAGAG CAGGAAAGTTTGCGATGGGTCGACACGAAGATCCAAAGAGATGTTTCTGTGGATATCAACAAGAAAAGGATAATTGTAACCCCTATTCTGAGATTGGTGTTTTGTATGTTGCCTCTAGTTGCTACATCTGAATTTTACGAG GTGAAGAATAAAGTCAAGAACAAAGTTGTTCGCGAAGTCATGCATAGATTTTGTCAAGGGACATAG